One window of Fusarium keratoplasticum isolate Fu6.1 chromosome 2, whole genome shotgun sequence genomic DNA carries:
- a CDS encoding Choline-kin-N domain-containing protein, protein MSAAPSPTINGLSAPLRSALKSEDDERPYPSSGSLKAVQIAEPESEIQMLEDESLPMKQFSAGFRRRLSGKLAPSQLPNGSSRSSYSESPSPAHHTEDSGPTSHPTSHPHSHRRQYYSEKLLAQVGDWLEHERTKAAGRKSKKTTRRRKSKSPPKAKSSETASASGKEAEHSQGSDQEQNSRSRSDSIDSDSSDVSFDRLQRILEDSMAHMGFTAVPHFPPKLTRPKNRKVPSRASLRGASSDTDYVDGDAIVPSCDAWLDNSKTMSYAGGGSTEDLAATNGSDDKVDKERENWLNFKNEIIRIAHTLRLKGWRRIPLGGGDKISVERLSGALTNAVYVVHPPRNLEEVENKRMPSKLLLRIYGPQVEHLIDRDNELQVLQRLARKRIGPRLLGTFQNGRFEQFFDSITLTPSDLRDPEMSKQIAKRMRELHDGIELLPHERENGPATWKSWDQWLDNVERIATFLDKELEKEAKPPTEPRNPIVHAWKSRGYVCGTPWPQFKDMIAKYRAHLYNHYKGGQREVKDKIVFAHSDTQYGNILRIRPDDEKSPLLQPANQHKQLIVIDFEYAGPNTRGLEFANHFNEWTYNYHDAAVPWACNERRYPTPDEQRRFVRAYVDHRPRFQGNGSTPRLAPSDGNLSSGTSTPIATPLSTPSNPPASSSSSIVEFMLDARVPPGGWSAAERANEEERDQRVRALLEETQWWRPANHAHWIAWGIVQAKIPVLDDAVKEEDLGPDEFDYLSYAQDRVMFFWGDCVQMGLVKKEELPELLQKRLKIVEY, encoded by the exons aTGTCTGCGGCACCGAGCCCCACGATCAATGGCCTCTCTGCGCCCTTGCGCTCGGCGCTCAAGAGCGAGGACGATGAACGCCCGTACCCCTCCAGTGGCTCTCTCAAAG CTGTACAGATTGCGGAACCCGAGTCCGAAATCCAGATGCTGGAGGATGAGTCCCTGCCTATGAAGCAGTTCTCTGCTGGCTTCAGACGACGCCTGAGCGGTAAGCTCGCGCCATCTCAACTCCCCAACGGTTCTTCCAGGTCGTCATACAGCGAAAGCCCTTCCCCGGCTCACCACACCGAGGACTCGGGACCAACGTCCCACCCTACTTCGCATCCTCACAGTCACCGCCGTCAGTACTACAGTGAGAAGCTTCTAGCCCAGGTTGGAGATTGGTTGGAGCATGAGCGGACCAAGGCAGCCGGGAGAAAGTCCAAGAAGACTACCCGTCGACGCAAGTCCAAGTCGCCTCCCAAGGCAAAGAGCTCCGAAACCGCCTCAGCTTCGGGCAAGGAGGCTGAACACTCTCAAGGGTCTGATCAGGAGCAGAATAGTCGCTCGCGCTCTGATTCTATTGACTCTGACTCGAGCGATGTCTCCTTCGACAGGCTTCAGCGCATTCTGGAGGACTCGATGGCTCATATGGGCTTCACGGCGGTTCCTCACTTTCCTCCCAAGTTGACGCGTCCAAAGAACCGAAAGGTTCCCTCTCGGGCCTCGCTGCGTGGTGCCTCTTCCGATACCGACTACGTCGATGGAGACGCCATCGTTCCCAGCTGCGATGCTTGGCTGGACAACTCCAAGACCATGAGCTACGCAGGCGGTGGCAGCACTGAGGACTTGGCGGCCACCAACGGCTCCGACGATAAGGTCGACAAGGAGCGTGAGAACTGGCTCAACTTCAAGAACGAAATCATTCGTATCGCACACACCCTCAGGCTCAAGGGGTGGAGACGCATCCCTCTTGGAGGCGGAGATAAGATCTCTGTGGAGCGTCTCAGCGGTGCTCTCACCAACGCCGTCTACGTTGTCCACCCTCCTCGTAAccttgaggaggtcgagaacAAGCGTATGCCTTCCAAGCTTCTGCTTCGTATCTATGGTCCACAGGTTGAGCACCTCATCGACCGAGACAACGAACTCCAGGTGTTGCAGAGGCTGGCCCGCAAGAGGATCGGACCACGACTGCTCGGTACATTCCAGAATGGTCGGTTTGAGCAGTTCTTCGATTCCATCACCCTGACTCCATCGGACCTTCGCGACCCCGAAATGTCCAAGCAGATTGCAAAGCGAATGAGGGAGCTTCACGACGGTATCGAGCTGCTGCCTCATGAGAGAGAGAACGGGCCCGCAACATGGAAGAGTTGGGATCAGTGGCTCGATAATGTCGAGCGGATCGCCACCTTCCTagacaaggagctcgagaaaGAGGCCAAGCCGCCGACGGAGCCACGCAACCCCATTGTCCATGCCTGGAAGAGCAGAGGCTACGTCTGCGGCACTCCCTGGCCTCAGTTCAAGGACATGATTGCCAAGTACCGTGCTCATCTCTACAACCACTACAAAGGCGGTCAACGGGAAGTGAAGGACAAGATTGTCTTTGCCCACAGTGAC ACGCAATATGGCAACATTCTTCGAATTCGCCCCGATGACGAAAAGTCACCGCTTCTTCAGCCTGCCAACCAGCACAAGcagctcatcgtcatcgactTTGAGTATGCAGGCCCCAACACGCGTGGCCTTGAGTTCGCCAACCACTTCAACGAATGGACGTACAACTACCACGACGCCGCAGTGCCCTGGGCGTGCAACGAGAGGCGGTATCCCACCCCCGACGAGCAGCGTCGTTTCGTCAGGGCTTACGTCGATCATCGCCCCCGGTTCCAAGGAAATGGGTCCACTCCAAGGCTGGCTCCTTCGGACGGGAACTTGTCTAGTGGCACTTCCACGCCCATTGCGACGCCCCTGTCGACCCCCAGCAACCCTCCtgccagcagctccagctctaTCGTGGAATTCATGCTTGATGCACGAGTGCCTCCCGGAGGATGGAGCGCTGCAGAGCGAgccaacgaggaggagcgagaCCAGCGCGTGCGAGCTCTGTTGGAGGAGACGCAGTGGTGGCGCCCGGCCAATCATGCACACTGGATCGCGTGGGGTATCgtccaggccaagatcccAGTCCTTGACGACGCtgtgaaggaggaggatctcgGACCTGACGAGTTTGACTACCTCAGCTATGCCCAGGACCGTGTCATGTTCTTCTGGGGAGACTGCGTGCAGATGGGtctcgtcaagaaggaagaacTGCCAGAGCTTCTGcagaagaggctgaagattGTCGAGTACTGA
- a CDS encoding Protein kinase domain-containing protein: MSSEDKYETLEKIGHGSFGVIRKVRRKADGFIMCRKEISYLRMSQKEREQLHAEFQILSTLRHPNIVAYYNREHLKVSQDLHLYMEYCGNGDLGRVIKDLTMKGQRAQESFVWSIFSQLVMALYRCHYGIDPPEVGANVLGLTQGTAAGPKVPAGTMTILHRDLKPENVFLGEDNSVKLGDFGLSKMIKSHDFASTYVGTPFYMSPEICAAEKYTLKSDIWSLGCIIYELCAREPPFNAKTHFQLVQKIKEGKFPALPDVYSPELGQVIKDCLRVNPDRRPDTASLLNLPVVRLMRKEKEVVDLNKSLKLREDALRKKEREVMERLAGLEMEKELIREELDSSLRREWEVKARLKIDHLVNAEIEQLHVRFEEEVQARVEEEVQARVEAELQKKTVAFVGSRPQSREDEHPTSPAKSDFKPDYPHSSVNTSGDEFPSTTDLTEYSIDSPESFRETKKTTRTPFARAQTMFVGNAANTPMDIEMGSPSPIAAIESLSLSPRRNGGTKAPTYNAGNIFTANIFANNANRSSGESRWDNPRGEPSLSDSEDDDIMPSPTRNIKSSKNPFTSKTRPVLTSQKSCPINRLKPVASNPGFVSKQIMPQAESGPRSPNRRLSKIPSAASLQPEASTTQGLTRTLSLNSNRKNADEAMGRMVAKNNMANIKGRTLVELQQARAGGRPMSAVVLPTTGENVSPKRAFRDRIGLERKSSGDEPVAVWDPERDEMPSPFLVRARRIARV, encoded by the exons ATGTCTTCCGAGGACAAGTACGAGACGTTGGAGAAGATTG GCCATGGATCCTTCGGTGTCATCCGCAAGGTTCGGCGGAAGGccgatggcttcatcatgtGCCGAAAGGAAATCTCATACCTCCGAATGTCGCAAAAGGAGCGCGAGCAGCTCCACGCCGAGTTCCAGATTCTGTCGACCCTCCGCCATCCCAACATCGTCGCCTACTACAACCGTGAACACCTCAAGGTCAGCCAAGACCTGCACCTGTACATGGAGTACTGCGGCAACGGCGACCTCGGTCGTGTCATCAAGGACCTCACAATGAAGGGTCAACGAGCCCAAGAAAGCTTTGTCTGGAGCATCTTCAGCCAGCTGGTCATGGCCTTGTATCGGTGTCACTATGGCATCGACCCGCCCGAGGTTGGCGCCAATGTTTTGGGTTTGACACAGGGGACTGCGGCAGGTCCCAAGGTTCCCGCTGGAACTATGACTATTCTACATCGTGACTTGAAGCCCGAGAATG tcttcctcggcgaggaCAACTCGGTCAAGCTTGGAGACTTTGGTCTctccaagatgatcaagtcCCACGACTTTGCTTCTACCTACGTCGGCACACCATTCTACATGTCGCCCGAGATCTGTGCTGCCGAAAAGTACACACTCAAGTCGGACATTTGGTCCCTGGGCTGCATCATCTACGAGCTCTGCGCACGAGAGCCGCCATTCAACGCCAAGACACATTTCCAGCTTGTgcaaaagatcaaggagggcaagttCCCTGCCCTGCCTGATGTCTACTCTCCCGAACTTGGccaggtcatcaaggacTGCCTCAGGGTCAACCCTGACCGGAGACCCGACACGGCGTCGCTGCTTAACCTGCCTGTTGTCAGGCTCAtgcgcaaggagaaggaggttgtCGACCTCAACAAGTCACTCAAGCTGAGGGAAGACGCTCTCCGTaagaaggagagagaggtgatggagaggCTCGCCGGCcttgagatggagaaggagctcatcCGAGAAGAGCTGGACTCGTCGCTGCGGAGAGAGtgggaggtcaaggcccGCCTGAAGATTGATCACCTGGTCAACGCCGAGATTGAACAACTACATGTCCGCTTTGAGGAAGAGGTGCAGGCTCgggtggaggaagaagtccaagcccgtgtcgaggccgagctgcAGAAGAAGACAGTCGCCTTTGTCGGCTCAAGACCCCAGAGTCGCGAGGACGAGCACCCGACATCACCAGCCAAGTCGGATTTCAAGCCGGATTACCCTCACTCGTCGGTCAACACCAGCGGAGACGAGTTCCCCTCGACGACGGACCTCACTGAGTACTCCATCGATAGCCCCGAGAGTTTCCGggagacgaagaagacgacgcgCACGCCCTTCGCCCGTGCGCAGACAATGTTTGTGGGCAACGCTGCTAATACGCCCATGGACATTGAGATGGGCTCGCCCAGCCCCATCGCCGCCATTGAGTCGCTGTCCCTATCACCCCGTCGCAATGGAGGTACCAAGGCCCCGACTTACAACGCGGGCAACATCTTCACGGCCAacatctttgccaacaaCGCCAACCGAAGCTCGGGCGAGAGCCGGTGGGATAACCCTCGTGGCGAGCCGTCCTTGTCTGATTctgaggatgacgacatcATGCCCTCGCCGACTCGCAACATCAAGTCATCCAAGAACCCCTTCACATCAAAGACTCGCCCTGTCTTGACGTCGCAAAAGTCGTGCCCCATCAACCGACTCAAGCCTGTGGCCTCGAACCCCGGCTTTGTGTCGAAGCAGATCATGCCCCAAGCCGAATCTGGTCCTAGATCTCCCAACCGACGACTAAGCAAGATACCATCTGCGGCGTCGCTTCAGCCTGAGGCCAGCACTACTCAGGGTCTGACTCGCACTCTGTCGCTTAACAGCAACAGGAAGAACGCGGACGAGGCGATGGGCAGGATGGttgccaagaacaacatggccaacatcaagggCCGAACCCTCGTCGAGCTGCAACAGGCTCGTGCTGGCGGACGTCCCATGAGCGCTGTTGTTCTCCCCACCACCGGTGAGAACGTGAGCCCCAAGAGGGCATTCAGAGACCGTATCGGCCTTGAGCGGAAGTCGAGCGGCGACGAGCCCGTGGCTGTATGGGATCCAGAGCGTGACGAGATGCCCAGTCCATTCCTCGTCCGAGCTCGACGCATCGCCCGGGTATAG
- a CDS encoding Biogenesis of lysosome-related organelles complex 1 subunit CNL1, with translation MSAQAVPDTQLGLDAEEIQLLRQGQAALGGGSSSSRAASRASSQGLLMLDSSSLSALGRYFDHLMASIEQRIQHLSYEAQRFTQLQYDEADGIIGGADAEIARYTEILQQLDELEVDFDRIAHIKEIVKGYRSRVESLERDLDSSSTSSRHHHHRHSSSHHSSHRHSHGHSSHRHSTSHRSRH, from the coding sequence ATGTCGGCACAGGCCGTCCCGGACACCCAGTTAGGcctcgatgccgaggaaATCCAACTGCTACGCCAGGGCCAAGCGGCGCTGGGAGGGGGATCCAGCAGCTCGCGCGCCGCCAGCCGCGCCAGCAGCCAGGGCCTCTTGATGCTAGATAGCTCATCGCTATCAGCTCTGGGTCGCTACTTTGACCATCTCATGGCCAGCATCGAGCAGCGGATACAGCACCTAAGCTACGAAGCACAGCGCTTTACGCAGCTGCAGTACGACGAAGCCGATGGTATCATTGGGGGAGCCGACGCTGAGATCGCTCGCTACACCGAGATCCTCCAGCagctggatgagcttgaggtgGACTTTGACCGCATCGCCCATATCAAGGAGATCGTCAAGGGTTACAGGTCCAGGGTTGAGAGCTTGGAGCGCGATCTCGACAGCAGCAGTACCTCGAgccggcatcatcaccacagaCACTCGTCGTCGCACCATTCGTCCCATCGCCACAGCCACGGCCACAGCTCCCATCGTCACAGCACCTCCCACCGTTCACGACATTAA